The nucleotide sequence ataaatttgtacttCATTATACTGTTATATAACCTCTACAAAggtaaaataagaatattttcaatGGTTAACATTCAATATAAGTACAAACTGTAAAGCAaaccatttaaaatattttcaagacagaaaataaaatatttctcatacAAAACCATTCTACACATCTCGTATGATgtaatatacatatttatatataataaaaaaacaatcagGTCATTAATAAGACTCAAAGATGACTTTAAATATTCTTCCCTTTACttcatgattttttaattagataaatttatagGAAGAATAATAGTTTTCCCCTTTTTGTTTTGAGATATATATCTAAGCAATATATGGCACTATTTACTATCTTACAAACACCCAAAATTAAAACtacaataaagtaaaaaaaatttaaaaacgctttgatataaaaaaaaaataaattggaaaaatatcacATATAAATAAACAGCCAACGTACTTATAAAGTTGGTTTACTTAAATAGATGAGGAAATTCATTTGATATTTCTTTGACTAACTTTTGATCGAATTTACTCGTCTCGCTCTCCTCGCAAAATATTCTAGTGAAACATTTCAAGATTTCGTCAACTTTGTGTTGGTGTTCTTCGTAATTTGTGTTTCGCATTACTCTACGGCAAAGTTCCAAATACAGTCTCCTTCTCTGTAAGtaaccaaaaaattaataatacactGCATcttaatcataaaataaaattaaattcttttaaacttttttgtaactattttcTAACAGGAAAGTAATGACAGTAGCAAATTTAAACATCTTCCATCTAAAATCGATAATGAGGTTATTATAACTAAAACACGAAGtattattcaacttttaattagaaaaactggCAAAAATGACATGAAAATTAAAAGAGCAACAAACCGCCGCCATGTTACGCTCAGTACTTGATGTTGACATTTCACACATGGGGAGGTCCTTGAGACAAATAACATATAACTAGAATACGTGGCGCCATCTACAAACCTAACTACTTCAGCTGTTACAAAATAATCTTATTGAATTAGGATGGAATCTGTTTTTCTTTCAACGGATAATTTGGTTATCTATACTTAAAAGTagaaaatagtttgaaatttttaataaaaatataaattttttacaccCTTTTAATACTCCTATGAGAAAGTAGAAATGTCAATAGTGGATTTAAACAAGTGTTGTAATACaatgaattaaaatatgaaaataatgctaCAAAAGGTCAACGTCGACGTTCAATCTTAAGTTAAGTGAAAGTCCATGGTCAGTGCTACCGGAAAATCGTGGAGATAATGTTTTGACTCatagctacttatttgatgctACACCTGAACCTAAATGTGacaactgcaattgcaaattgactataaaacaaataatcgcagaagaagaaattttatgaCCTAAATACAACgcaactaacctcaaaaattactCAGACCGatccatgatgtaaagactacaaggtatGTTCTTCCCGAGGGCTCATTTTCCACTCGTTCTGCGCATCTCTCAAGAGCCAATGAGAATTCAGTCCCGAATTGGCGCATCGTTTTGGGAGCtaattctcattggctgcttcccagctggtgcgctatagcacaccttgtagtctttacatcatagACAGATCTCGATCATTAGCTTAATACAACAAATATCTGTAGATAAAATAACATTCAACTcgtattgttaaaaaaattgaatcgctaataaccagtattcggttgatgcgaattttgtaataaaaaacacacttacaatggaaaaaaaattattcatcttCTAATGGCGCCTTAAACTTtcataaaaagaagaagaaatgtgaatatcaaattaaaactaGTGTTGTGGTGAAGTCATAAATTAAAAGatgaaattattgttacaaaaataaaataaatccattgaaatataattaaagtaGGAAAAcagtttgaaattgttaataaacagaagatccaaaatttttcaacctttctaatgataaaaaaagtgtTCGATATGGTATTTTCATGATTAATATAATGCTACAACAATAATTAGATCCGCGAGAAGAAAATAGtctaaaattatggaaaaaaagtcaaaaactGTGCTCAAAACGTTCATAAGAGTAAGAAAAAGTCAATTGGAGattaaaacaatcattttcaCGATACTAAACATGAATTAAAATTGAACTCATGCCAAGAAAATTGAGAAACAGGTACTGGAACATACTTAATGTGAAAATTGTTGATGAACTGAATCTGTTCACCCTTTTATGGGAAGGTTATTATTAAAAGAATCTAAATAATgctgaaaaaatgataaaaacacaCAAGAACATACTTAAAGTggataaataatttgaagttgttgataaacaacaaaaaactaagCTTTTCACCCTTCCAACGACCTTAAACTTTGATAAGAGATCAAGGATGCCAAAAGTAGATTCGAATAAATACTGTCATGCTAGTTTCATTAATAAGaagttgaaaataatgttaaaaaataattcaagtcAATAAAACGTACTTGAAGtggataaataatttgaaattgttgataaacaattcaatttcCCCATAACTTCAAACTctggtaataaaaaagaaaggtCAAGTGCACAATTGAACATGTGTTTTTCTAGAACTTCCATGAGTCAAAACATctaaataatactaaaaatacaataaaattcacTCGGAAACACCCTCAAAGTGGAATAAtagtttgaaattattgaataaacaataaaaaaatacttcaagcAATGTGTTGATCAGTATCAAGAGCCCGTAAGTCTTGCGATTCCttcaatttgatttatatattatctTTTCTTCTGTCTTCAAATATATCCTTTGCCTCTTGGTTACcttgtttctttaattttttatagatgtattttcacaaattttcaaGAGAAATTTTCCACACAATTCATTAAACTACAATTTTTATACTTAAAGGTAGAAGTTATTCAACTTTTCATAATAAGTACTCTCACTGAGAGATagaggaaaattcaaaatgtatttaataaatattaaataagacAAAATCGTTGTACTATTTATGATAAATAGCAACCCCAAGGTATTGctttccagaaaaaaaattcttccaggtttaaaataaaatgaaaacttttggAATAAcagaattaataaatgaaatagatAATGTATATTTACCATATCCCCTGTAGATAAATCAGAAATATTTCTAACTATTATGTCAATAAGAACTTTGATGTCATTCGTATAAAATAAATCAGATGTGGATCTACGACTGAATAAGTCGTTGAATAATTTCAGAAGCGAATGAGGCGGTGCTGGTTCGTGGTCAAATATTCTTACAGGATCCTCtgcaatttaaattaaatttgcaaTAACAAAAAACAGTATATAAATATGATCAATCACCTTCTCTATTAATaagtaacaatattttttctgtaaatgtTTTAGCTACATCCCTTTCCTCTAAAGCTGCCAACACGGGATTCtcattttcttcagaaaattGGAGGTTAAAGGAGATTATtagattcaaaaacaaatcagGTATCTGCTCTTCTAAATCTGTATCTGGAGGATATTCGATGTTATCAAGAATGAATGAAAGGAATCTTTttcccaaaaaatctaaaaaatattgaattgtttttaaaaatattcttttttatttcatcatgATTTGATGATTACCATTATGAGTCACAGGCATTGGTTCTCCCATTGAAAATACCATTGTTAATAGTAAAGACGAATAATTTAGTTTTGGAATGTTTCTTGGATTTGACATGATATccctagaaaatatttttaataatataataacacAAAAAGAATTTGAGAAGGAAAAAAAGACAAATGAGGTGTGAAATAAGGTGACTTGGGAACAGAATAAAAACATATCCCCTTAAAGAGTCACAATTAAAtcagattaaaaaatattgtaaatgtgttaatatattataatgagaagaaaaacaTCAGAAGCTCAAAAATAGCTACAAAGATTAAATATGAAAGAATACACAATAAATCGAAGTTCAAGGATGTGGATACTTGTGACATCATTATTTTGCAAGAAAGGCTGCAAGAAGCTgatttttctccaaaataacATCCTAACCTTAATTTCAGAGAAGTTGGAAAGacacacaaaaacaaaaaagaataaagtAACTAAAGAAACGGAAATAAATAGCTCATTAGAAAGTTTGAAGGAAATTTCCTTATGAAAGTGTCATCAATTTTTCAgaaatctaaaatcaaaatcatCAAGTTTcagtatatataataataatgtgaaaatataaacttttcaGTAATTTCTGTTGTTTTAATTGTGCCCCAATACTTCCCTAGCATTGTCCTAAACTACCCCAGGGTAAGATGATTGATACACTTtacatattaaagaaaaatgtatcacaatcattttattttttaatttgagaaattttcaatagtaccattataaaccaaaaatttttttaattgatattatttccggaatagcaactgaaataaaaagCATGAAGAAGTAAAAATGTACCAAACATCCCCACATTCCCACATCTGTTAAAAGAAAAGGAGTAAAGTaaaacatttcaacatttcaaaaGCCCAGCATAGAGAAACGAGGGAATTTGGAATTGAAACCTCTgacaatatacatataaaaatagtttgtaaGACCTAAATAAGGTAactaagtttttttataattataacaaGCAAAACTAACatgaaaataagtaaaacaATCAGACTCtggaaaataaatatgagaGATATGTACATTTGAAATAGAATAGaccttataaataaaattaattcctATTCTCTTGAAGAAGAATTCAAGCAATCTTCTTGAAGTTAAATAGATAAGCAGCTTTTCCTCAAGGCTTTCCATTCTCCTTATGCATCAGTTACAGCTTCATCATCAGTTTGGACaagataattaaatatttgattgtttattttcgatttttgttaCTTACCTAGCGAGTTCACTGGGTAATACAGAATTTAACATAATAGTAATAACAGTTTTATCTAAACTACATAAAACTCCAAATGCTTGTAATAATAATTGCCTAATGGACCATCTCGTTTCCATTTGATAATACTGAATTAGAGTAGTAATAACATGATATTGATCAGAAGATATTACATGTCTAGATATGCTTGCATCTGCATTGGACTgcaaaagattttaaaaaatttaaagtttgtCTAAAAAAGTATCAATAGCTTATACTTAATTCTTATAAATGAAGTAGATCATAAATGTTTATAGATATTACCAGAATTGAAATCATCTCAATGATATACTCCTTAATAACATCTTCGTCCTCATGTAACATCCAACTTCTTTGTTGAGCATCTTCCTTGCAGGAAGTTAATTcgttgaaaatgattttcaagCGACTAGCATCGTGAGTTTGGTCTATTTGAACATCATCCACTAAGGAAGCTTGTGAATGAGATAAAATTGTACTCAGATATGGAAATACGGAAGCAGGAAGTAACTCATGTAAtctaatcaataaaaaaattaatatgaaaaagttaACTCACAatagtaacaaaaaataatttaatatattgtaCTTGCCCTTGAACTACAGTAACCATGGCAATTCTGGACATCTCATGTGAAAGTTGAGTGTTAATTCTAACACTTTCCACTAGATCATAAACGGATTGATGAGTAATTGGAGGGGAAATATTACTACTTAAAGAGCTAGAAACAGTTGATTCAGACTTTTTAGATTCTTTGAATATATCAGATCTAATTTCATCATGAATATTCTCAATAGATTTCCTAATGCTAGATTTACTAATGGGTTTCATTGGATCTTCATTTAGACTAGAATTAATTGAGTATGAAATAATAGTCATTGAGCAGTTATAAGACTAACCTTCTATTTCTTCGTTCAGAATAACAGCtggtggaagaatttataggtTCTATCTTTCCATCcgagtttttaaataataaggGAGGATTTTCATCACTATCGACTCCAACGGAGTTTTTGGAAACCTCTGGTAGCTGCTCTATTTGTTTCCTCAACTCTTTTAGCCTCTTTATTATATCACTTTTATCACGAATTGAGCATTCTGAAGGTGTTTTCAAGTTTACCAAACAGTTGTCTATGAATTGTAAGAAAAACGAAGGGTTTACAGTTACTGTTTCCACATAATTTGATGGTATATAGCCCATATCACCTCTTTCATTAATGACTTCCCAccaatttttgtgtttagtgTTAGTTTGTTGAAGCAAAAAGTACTCATTACTTCTGAAACTCAATGTTTTGGCATACGTAGCTTTGAAGTCATATAAACTGTGGAGCATATCCAAATTTCCTGATGAAATGTAAAGTATGTCAAAATTAATactttaattcattttaattaaaattgtattatCTATGTATTATTTCCAGACAATAACGTACTTTTAACAAAACATACTTGAACTAAACTCACCAGTTAGAATGATGTCTTGTGACATTGTGTTATTccttatgtaataaaaattatcgcccgacttaaaaaatattattcaatttcaaaaacttgTCACAcctcttttttgtttatatacttGACGTTTATTGTATTTTACTTTTGCACTGCCATCTACCCACAAGGTTCTAAAGCTAGTAGGCAAATGCTGGCGAACACACACATTTACGAAATGTTGCCGAAGCTCCCGAGCCCCCAGCTCCCATAAGCATTTTGTGGGTGTAAAAATGAccgtttctttttttttcttttcgtttcaACGACACTTAACAACTAGAAATTGCAAATCAttgttataaaaacaaattaagataaaaatgacatatttgtaataaagtaaattgttatttaatgaCAGTGACAGTTTTCTAATTTCGAAATGTCAAAATAGTTGTATTTGTAGAGACAGAAAATGTTCCTAAAAACCGAATTTTAAGCAGTAAATGGATCTAAACGTTGTTTAGCAAATAATACTAttctattatttgaaaaa is from Diorhabda sublineata isolate icDioSubl1.1 chromosome 1, icDioSubl1.1, whole genome shotgun sequence and encodes:
- the LOC130451047 gene encoding NCK-interacting protein with SH3 domain, with the translated sequence MSQDIILTGNLDMLHSLYDFKATYAKTLSFRSNEYFLLQQTNTKHKNWWEVINERGDMGYIPSNYVETVTVNPSFFLQFIDNCLVNLKTPSECSIRDKSDIIKRLKELRKQIEQLPEVSKNSVGVDSDENPPLLFKNSDGKIEPINSSTSCYSERRNRSLNEDPMKPISKSSIRKSIENIHDEIRSDIFKESKKSESTVSSSLSSNISPPITHQSVYDLVESVRINTQLSHEMSRIAMVTVVQGLHELLPASVFPYLSTILSHSQASLVDDVQIDQTHDASRLKIIFNELTSCKEDAQQRSWMLHEDEDVIKEYIIEMISILSNADASISRHVISSDQYHVITTLIQYYQMETRWSIRQLLLQAFGVLCSLDKTVITIMLNSVLPSELARDIMSNPRNIPKLNYSSLLLTMVFSMGEPMPVTHNDFLGKRFLSFILDNIEYPPDTDLEEQIPDLFLNLIISFNLQFSEENENPVLAALEERDVAKTFTEKILLLINREEDPVRIFDHEPAPPHSLLKLFNDLFSRRSTSDLFYTNDIKVLIDIIVRNISDLSTGDMRRRLYLELCRRVMRNTNYEEHQHKVDEILKCFTRIFCEESETSKFDQKLVKEISNEFPHLFK